A window of Pseudomonas putida genomic DNA:
AAAGGTGCCGCCTTGGCAGTGCGGGCACAGATACCAGGCCGCCTCGACCTCATGGCGATCATTGAGTCGCCACTTGATGCCAAACGGCTTGTCTTTGCCCCCCCACTCCAACACCAGCTCGTTGCCGCAGCACGGCGCTTTGATGTTGAGCCGCAGGTCGTGCGGCGACTCGATGGCGGCACGGGTGATCTGGCATATCTCGGCCTCGGTCGGCGTTGACCCCCTGATCGACTTCTTGAAGGTGGCACCCTCCAGACGCTTGTCTCCCAGGAACGTCGGCGCCCCCTCGCCCTCGATATCCTCATCAAACTTCGACAGCTCGTCGTAAATGACGGTGTCCGGGCTCTTTTCCCGATAGTTGCGCGCCGCCTTGCCACCCAGGCACCACAGCATTTTGCGGTTGGAGAAACACTTGGCCTCCAGGGTGTTGTCACGGTGCTTCATGCCGTACCAGGGCGCCAGGTCGAGCACCACCGGCACATCGCGAATCATGCCCTCAATGTGGCGTTTCATGACGCCCTCGGCGTCACCCTCGGTCGGGCAGTACATCAGCACGTTGCGTTTCTTGTGCTGGATCAGATAGCCAATGAACGCCAATCAGCATCTTGGTGTAACCGAGACGGGCCGACTTCACGAAGTTGACTTCGCGGATCAGGTCATTGCCCATCGCATTGAGAATGGCCACCTGAAACGGCGCGGTGGTCCAACGCCCTTCCTGGTAGGAAGACTCCGACGACAAGTAGAAGTGTTTATCGGCCCACTCCACGACGGTCATGGGCGGTTCCTTGTACAACGCCGAGAGCCCGACCTCGATTGCGTCGGCCAACGGCTTCAGCCATGGCGGGTCAGCCTCCGTCGTCATCCATGGCGGAAATGAACTCATTCAGAATCTCCGGCAGTCGCTCGTTTAGCTTTGCCGTTTCGTTACGCGTAACGGCGACCTCCCGCTGCACTGCCTCAAGGTGTCGCGGCTCGATATCAGGATGTTTGCGCTTGACCTTTGTATGCACGGTGTCGAGGGTTGAGCCGATCAAACTGGTGATCCGGCTTAGGGCGAACGTCACGAAATCGACCGGCACCAGGTTGCGGCGCTTAACCTCGTTGCGCATCGCTTGGGCGTCGGCCTGCTCTCTGGTCAGGCGCAGACGCTCTTGCAACAGCTTGGCCTCAGCGAG
This region includes:
- a CDS encoding terminase small subunit, whose product is MTNSTITRQPFWLNKKRMAESLGISVQAFDKWGVEPVQRIGRESFYDVRSVVDNRLQHQSGKQQPGGDDIDPLAEAKLLQERLRLTREQADAQAMRNEVKRRNLVPVDFVTFALSRITSLIGSTLDTVHTKVKRKHPDIEPRHLEAVQREVAVTRNETAKLNERLPEILNEFISAMDDDGG